A region of the Styela clava chromosome 1, kaStyClav1.hap1.2, whole genome shotgun sequence genome:
AGGGAAAAAATTAGTGGTGGGCAAATAACATGAGTTCATTGCTTGAAGAATAGAAACAAAATTTCGTTCCGCTATTAAACAAATATCGAAAGTAATACTTAGTCACCTAAAATAAATCGCCGAATTTAATATATTACTCATCGGTTGTCGTTAGGCATTGATGTTTGCTAAAGTCGAATATAGGTAAAGCGATTGGACCACAAATTGTGAATTTAATTCAAGTTGTATGTCGGTCAGGGTTGTTAAGTTCCCTAAGCGTTTCTAACAGTCTATTAGCgaagttttcaaaatttgaatttcttgaAGTTGAAAGCTACAGTCGGAGTCAAAATTGCTTACCCCTATGATAGAGATAGATATCGGTTGAGACAGGATTTCACAATTCAAGTCACACTGCCAGGGAGAAGCTAGATGAATTGAATTTCACAAAGTGAAGATATAACCTACGGTTGTATTTTTGCGGCGTTTCACTCCGTCACTATGAACATGGCTTCAAACAACCTTACGTAGATTGATATACATTGAAATATCTGTAACACACGAGTGAATTTAAATTTGCCTTGCTGAGTGTCGGACATAGATTTTTGTTAGTGCTTGCcatatgatttgaataaagaaATGCCCAGTTATTGTAAAAGTAAATGAATTCCGAAAAGCTTAGGTTCTTacaagaaaatttagcattggaACTATGTAGGACAAGCAAGCTCTGAGCGATATTGTTTTACATCTGAGTTAATTTTCGTGACTTTGCCTAGAGCAAATACAAAGATAAAATACATCAAAAACTGAACCACATGAACcgtgaatttaaattttccttGCTCATTATTGGGATTTTTATTAAAGCTGGCCATgtgattttgataaaatttttggAGAGACATTAGAAATGAGTTCCGTTGAGCTGTATTCCTTTGTGAAAGAAAAACTCCCCAAAAAAATAGGTTTGTCAATTGGACGTTGAGTAAGATTCTATCACTTTTGAGTGCTTGTGGCTTTGCCTGGAGCGAATACAAGATAAAATATATTAGAGTTGAACTCGGAATAACATTAACATTAATCGGAGAGATCTGTAACCTGACTATATACCCTACAGGCATTTTGCAATATGTCGTGTGTTGTCTACTAGAATGTATTTACCAATAAGCGGCTAAATGTACTTTAATTTCAGTGTTATTGTTCAACGTAGCTTACGTAAATAATGCCCAACTGTAGATCAAGGATGATACACGCTTATGCTTCGTAGAATCGTTACTTCTTAACATTCTTACAAACGAAAACTCACGACAACATTACACCAAAAACAAGTTaacattgcaatttttttaaatcaagaaATGCTTATCTGAATACTCGTTGTTATTTTACTAACGGCGATCGTTGAGTTGATATATAGTTGTTTTTCCACGGTGATTCGTGAACGTGGATTCCCAGCGTAAAAAAAGCAAATTTGATAGTCAGATCAGGACTATTGTCTTGGAATTCAGCATGGAAACAAATGACGTCATCAGTTATGGCGTCATCATTTTTAGGTCTGATAGAAGCAAGTTTGAAGTCTGATCGAGCCTATTGTCTCAGACTTGAGATTCTTTTGGTAATGTGACGCAGCATGACGTCATTAGAATTGTGCAAGATCTGAAAAGTGATTTATGAGCATGAAAGAAGCAAATCAAGAAGTCAGGTCAGGTCTATTGTTCCCGGCGTGAGTTCCTCTGAGACAGTTGACGTCATCAGTCATGACGTCTTCGAATTTGCAATACCCCCAAAAAATTCAGTATTAATTTTGTATGAATATACCCGTTTTGAGCAAGGGCTAATCGCGAAATGAAGTCGATTTATCGTTCATTTTTTTAACGTTCTGTTTTAGGGCTTGAGTCCCTTTGAGACAAATGACGTCACCAGTCATGACGTCACCAAATTTGCATATCCGAAATTAAAAATGCGAAATATTAGTTAACTTCAACTCATTCTTATGTACATAAGTCTACTTGCGGCTTCTTTCGATGCTGGGTTTATTTACCGAGGAaggtaaatgaaatattaaaacgtTTACGATTTTATAGTTGTACAAGTATAGACGGGGCttattcagtatttattttaaaaacaatatgCCCGTTTTAAGCAAGGGCAGATATTGAAACGAGTTCTATTTATCGTTCATTTTTTAACGTATGGTACAATACATTGTAAGACATTTAAATCGTCTTCGGCGAGTCACGGATGGCTGAATTTTAATAATGTCCGCGTTGCTGACGAATCGCTAAAGTAAGAATATGCTGGCATCAGCTGTAAGCGTCAGTATTGCTATGGACTTTGTTTTAAGTTGAGTCCGTTGCTTACAAGGGATGTCTTGTATGTATAGGGTCATTTTGGATTTGCCAGTTCAAGAAAACGGACCTTGAAACACCTTGTAGGGCTGGGTATTTAGGCGATTTAGTATATGATTATGGTATGATCATTCGATTTGCCAGTTCAAGGAATATGACCTAGGCTTCGTTGTACAGGGTAGTAActacaaaaacagaaaatttaaaaGTCAGATGAGATCATGAATAAAATGCGTATAGGTATAGTTTGAGTTTAAACGATATCTCACAAGTTAACCTTCAAAACGTCACACGAGCTTGGACTTCTATGTAAGGACACTGCCCTGAAGTGCACGGGCgacattttgagcatctatgaatgtaatataacatatccctttgaaaaactttgtaaaagGTATTTGACAAATAGAACCTTGGCTTTGTTATAATTGTTTTGGGTAGATAGTTTTAAGTTGTACGCATTGATTATGGGCGATTCAGTAGATGGTTGTGACTTTTAATGATttcgtatatattttttatatttgaatggCATTCAGTAATATTTAGATGAGTTTTGAACAGCAATTTGGGAGTATACGCCGAATTCTCTTTGGTTCATTGAGCAGGTTGTATGACGAGGTGTGCGTGACAATTGGTATTACTCGATAGTGACCAAGGTTTTCCGGCCTCCGATCGAACGACCAGTTGCTGTTAGAGTCTAACGTTACAATtagaattttcaaaaccccaCCTTTGAAAAATCCTGGGTAGGCCCATGCCTGTTTGCTTAGagacagtggcgtagccagggggtggttttgggggccgacccccccccccccccccattttgaagtgtaaataaaataaaatcatttttctatATCATAGATAGCCATTTTCCGTAGCTTAAAATAAAGTCCCACAAGACTAATaaaaaacacgcgtattccagcgttcgatcggacccgctagctgtttcgatctaacttggtaAATGGAAAATTTCAGACCCCCTCCCCcccatttgaaaatttctgggtACGCCCCTGCTTAGAGATAAAGAAAAGCAGTTGCATGCATATTCAAACAATCGGTGTGAAACTATAGGAGTTACGCAtgttggaaaataataaaaacgacgaATTCTTGATTAAATGgcttttttgtcatttttgtaaACCGCTTGTCGAAAGAAGTCTGACATCGGCCAGGCGAAACGATacagaaataataatatattatgaaaaataactGCATTTGTGTTTGTGTACAACAaaactcttgaattgcatatcaTAAATTATTGTAAAACTTTTTCATTCGTATCGCCGCTTGATAATCAGTGCAGGTTATTCGCGTTTCCCATCACCatgaaatgcaaattttttctTCATACTGTATGTACAATGTGTATTTCCAGTAcggtgaaaataaaaaaattgctgaCTGCCGTTTTCGCCTTTATATAATCTGACCTATATCCATCCCATCGAACGTATTATAAACATACATTGTTGTATTATAATACAAAACAATTGACCTACTTATGACATCATAAACATAAGGAAAGAGATTTTGTCTGCGTAAAATGGATCGGAATTAACAGCGATTAACAATAATTCTATGAAGATTAAATTGTATTTCTCGTTCGCCCTAGTTTTAGAATGTATTGCATTAGTAATAGCCGACTTTGATTAGTTTTAACAGCTGTCTAGGAAAGTTATGCCAGATTAACTACCTACATTTCCGCAGACTATATTTTTCGCTGGGTCCatatgctgtagcaagaataaagatgactgTTCTGGGCTGCACATTTCACATTAGTTATCATTTGTACTGAAGATTGAAAAACGTTTCTTATGAATGAGATCTTTGTGTTGTAAGTTATTTGTGAGTGAAAGAGCACTTGGCTAACAAGCGAATATTGCGAGTTCAAGGTATTGTTGTATTCCTTATCTTAACAAGCAGAGTTCCCATAAAATAATACTAAGTTGCGATTACTTTTTCGGTCATTGCATATTTATAAACTGCGAGCGTCCAAGATAGGATAGTGTTTATTGCAAGCGAAAGCCGACAAATCGATCTTTGACTCGATCTTTTTCATAGTTTCTTCGGCTTGTGAGTTGTACTATATATCAGTCTTTTTGAAGCGGATATACATAAAAATAGATACGTTAGGAGTAAAAACAAAGGGACTATATGGGATCTATAGCGCTTCCTTGAAAAGACAGAATTATCGCGAAACTGGTTTTACTCATGGATTGTACCTAAccgaaataaatattgaaaactcGTTGAAGATCACCAAACTCATCTACTCTATTAAATTAAGAACAACATGTACGGATTAGTATATCTAAATAATCTGTATTGACTCTATTTGTAACTTTACGTTTTTGTGTATTGCGAGGGGCGATAATTAGGTATAAAGTGCTGTAAACGGACacataaagtttgagaaccgctgatTCACATAACTTAAAAATGAACTTGGCGAACTTGACCAGATGGTACCCATGTGCCGTTTATTTCATACAGAACATGTCGTGTTCATCAAGGCGGGGAAACCGATACCTTGGTATCGCCTCAGGGCTCGAGCGAAAATGGGAACTTTGGAAACCACCGCGTGGGCGACCGTAAAGCTGTCGTAGGTCAATATTTAGTTCCTTCGGGAACAAAATACCAACAATCTGTTATAAACCTCATTATGTCGAGAACTGTAATAAGATAGcagtaaatataataatatttcatagtCACGAATATCGCTTTTCTGTAGAGAaaatttggacctcctgaagtatgcgcaccaagatgacgcacaacctgaactcaggttgtgtaccaggttagacttcaggttgtgcgacatcttggtgcgcatacgtCACGACTGTCCATTCATTAATTATATCGCTTAATAGAAATACTTGATaggtaaataaattttatgccGTTAACGTAAATGATAACTATGATAAAAGCAATTATAATCACTACCTATTACATTACCGCGAAATTCTCTTATCTTTACTGTATTTTTGAGCAGTACGGCTAACTGCATTAACTTAATATCTATGATAAGAGCAATTATAATCACTACCTATCACATTACCGCGAAATTCTCTTGTTTTTACTGTCTTTTTGAGCACTTAACCCATTACCGCGAAATTCTATTGTATTTACTTTCTTTTTGAGCAGTACGGCTAAAAGCAGAAGACGGAAAATGATTGTGGCTTTGGAAAGTACCAACGCGTTGGCGGAACAAAAAACACTTCAAATTCTGGTTGATTGGGCTCGTTTGGCAGATTTTATAGCTTCCctaaaaatcaaatattgtcGGTAATTGCAGACCAAAAGCTCTCAACAGAGGAGGCCATTGTAACGGCGATTGTCAGAGGCTTGACGAGGAATTTTTAAAAGGATCTGAAATTTCTAAGTGCCAAGTTAGTCCGTTTCAGATGGCGGGAAACGTGGAGTTTAAAAAGTCTTGACGGTCTaagtcagggtggtccaaggttgtcggctccgcgggctacaaaattatttttgcatagttcgcgggccacaatagtgccaagaatataggtaaacagtgcaatacaaaacaaacacttttattgtgcaaacacataggcATCAGGCATAGTCATTCTAGAcaaatagaatccgcattcacTTTTTAGTTTTCTCTGATTACTAAATTGTTAGCATATTATATAGCATATTAAGTTAGATAGCCAGATAACAATtcagactgccaagcacatcattcaaatttcaatttcgccagttgcttcagctagccataacactggttaattcagtgacattagtgatgacaaaatgtcaaaaaaattttctgattaattttatgacgaacaacacgaaatgcgattttttgattactctccgaatgtgacgcgggccacagataatgaagcggcgggccacgtGTGACGCCCCTGGTAATTGCACTCTAGTTGTCCTCTAACGAAGAGGCTATTCAAATGGCGATCTGGACGATATCTATACCATTCGTATTCTGTCCAATATATCGATATGGAGGAGGCAATTCGAATGGCGATTGCgactatatagtagtataaagGCCTAAGACTTGATGATGGCTAATGATTTATGTGAAGGAAAAACATTGAAACAAAGTGACTGAGATGCAAAGTAATGGTAGGCAAGGCCGGATGTAATTAGTAATAGACCATGAAAGTGAATTGTAATGCAGAGTGCATCGGTAGAGAAAAATTTTAGAGATATCAACGTAGTTagagaaatatttatttagacATTTCCAGCATTTTTGTCGATATTCGAAATAGCCTTTTTACATAATTGAACCGCATATATGTCCAACTGGATTTGCAACCAACGAAAAAGGATCTTTTATTCTGGATGAAAGTTTGATACTATTTTTTATTCACGCCATGTATTATGACAGCATTATAGAAATTCTAACGTTTTCCCGccataaattaaattttatcacCTGAATATCTAGATTCAGATTTTTGATTGGTTTTTGCTgcatattatgacgtcattacaGGAATAGCAACTTTTTCCCGCCATAATTCAAATATCTTTATATAGATTATTAATTTTCATTGTTCTCTTTCAcacattatgacgtcatcaaatgaaaaaaacttttcCCGTCATGAATCAAATTGGAATATACATAACATAgctgaattttataattttgattgaTCTCTGGTgcatattatgacgtcatcataaGATTAACAACTTTTTACCGCCATAAATTAAATtcgaatatacatataaagtattaTATAACCTATTTACAGCCAATAGTAGATATAATTAGTCGAAAGAGCGTAATAACTAGCTTATgaaaatgaagatttttatCGTGTTGTCCTGCTGTGTAGCGGTGAGCCTTGCTGGTGTTCTCACTATGACTAAAGAGACGGTTGACGACGAATGGAACATGTGGAAAGAAAAATTCAGTAAGTTTTGAAATTAGTTAAAATACTAAACAACTGCTGCATGTGTACTGTCTATCACAATAATCTGGACAGACATGAAATAGATGAAAATACGGTACTTATGTAGTATGtatggacaccggaacgtagtatgtgtaccaggttagggttaggccataatctgTGGTACAAATACagcgggagtcacttggctagtccccgaacttgtaatagaactaaaataaggaaaattggaataaaattcacaCGCCAATAACTAATCGACGTTTGTGTTTCCATTCAGATAAATTTTACTATGATGAGAAGGACGAAGCTGTGCGTCAATACATCTGGCAAAAGAATAAAGAATACATCACCAGCCATAACAAGAGAGCTGACAATGGGGAACACTCGTACAGACTGGGAATGAACAAATTTGCCGACTTGGTAATTTACGAatcaaatatacaaatacagaTCTCTTAACATAATTGTTACATGAACATAAAAGTcctcggatcttttgtacaaagccctcacagaaaaaaaatatatagtgtTTCTaactgttaattttttatagCGTTTCTTACTGTTATTTGATTCACCAAGTTCAGCAAACGAAAGTAAACCATAGATATAGTCAATCTACATTACATCTACAATTTAGCCACAGAAAACGATATCTACTTCAGGGCTTGCTTGTGGCCCCAGAGAACTCTCCGTCCCCCTGGAAATGCCCAGGGGCCCATTTTGGGAAACAGCCTTCTAAACATTTCATTCCGCTTTTCCAGGACTCCAATGAATTTGCCAAAATGTTCTTGGGCTATCGTAACGCAAGCGACGATAAAAAGAGAGCTGTTGAATGCAAGAAATCTAGCATCTTCGTTTTGAGCAACAACTACGCACCCCTGGCCCACCACGTCGACTGGAGAACAAAGGGCTACGTTACCCCGGTGAAGGATCAAGGCCAGTGCGGATCTTGCTGGGCGTTCAGTACGGTAATACAACTTTCcaaatttaaattgttatttGGGGTCACACGAAAtcagtgatttttttttaaatccgtaCACCCTCCCGCTCCCTAAAACACCCAACTCCccactttttaaaatttcaaacacctcatttcgtgtccaaaaaaaaaaattaaaaatcgctctcttgtttgaaATATAGCCTCAACTCCtctcataaaaaataaaaagtctcAATATTAACTTTCTTTCAATTAGACCGGATCTCTCGAAGGCCAACACTTCCACTCAACAGGAAAACTCGTTTCTCTGAGCGAACAGAACCTCATGGATTGTAGCAAGCCCGAAGGAGACTTCAGCTGCGAGGGAGGGCTCATGGACTATGCTTTCGACTACATTATTGAAAACGGCGGAATTGATACCGAGGCTTCTTACCCCTATGAAGCATCGGTAACTATATATAGTTTATTTggtgcggttaaatttagttttggcccGAGGCCTATtttttccactgttgcttttgtaacactgtaaatattgttcatgaaatgtaactttttacgtcacactttttCTTTCAGGACGAATCCACATGCAAATTTGCCAAGAAAAGCGTGGGTGCTACTATGACGTCATGTGTTGACGTCACACCAAGGCAAAGCGAAGAGGCTCTCAGGCACGCAGTGGCTACTATCGGACCTGTCTCTGTTGCTATAGATGCATCCCAGCAGTCTTTCCAATTATACGAAAGCGGTGTGTATCTTATTAGACCTATAGTGGACCcttggatcgttttgttattttgttgttgtccTTTGTCGCagaaaaatcgcctttctctttaattactggaccaattgctttgaaattttcagtggttgaagatttttttcattactcctatttatttctaaatttcgtatgaatTTTAGgaaatctaatatttcatccaaaatatcgttgtattatttttattcatgggaacacggtttttagtCCGCGTGTTGACTGACTGTCCGTTTTGATTACGCAAATTCTTGCTACGCGAAATTCGGAAATCATTTtgacggtaccggtatcgttaaagGTAAGGTAGACACCACTGCTTCGCTTTGGTCtttgtgtccttatttttgagCAATACTCTCTTGTTTGAATTCAGAATCACTTGCTATATTTGGCGGGGTGT
Encoded here:
- the LOC120334768 gene encoding procathepsin L-like — protein: MKMKIFIVLSCCVAVSLAGVLTMTKETVDDEWNMWKEKFNKFYYDEKDEAVRQYIWQKNKEYITSHNKRADNGEHSYRLGMNKFADLDSNEFAKMFLGYRNASDDKKRAVECKKSSIFVLSNNYAPLAHHVDWRTKGYVTPVKDQGQCGSCWAFSTTGSLEGQHFHSTGKLVSLSEQNLMDCSKPEGDFSCEGGLMDYAFDYIIENGGIDTEASYPYEASDESTCKFAKKSVGATMTSCVDVTPRQSEEALRHAVATIGPVSVAIDASQQSFQLYESGVYNEPMCSSTQLDHGVLAVGYGTDDGKAYWIVKNSWGDSWGEQGYIKMSRDKNNQCGIATSASYPVV